One genomic segment of Agromyces intestinalis includes these proteins:
- a CDS encoding lipopolysaccharide biosynthesis protein, with translation MSERTAQPERDLAGRAASGVAWGVAQKWVIRVTGFVTVAILTRLLAPADFGVVAIALSLLPLVQLLSDLGFSTYLVQADRPTARSYSTAFWFSAVVGIVLGGLLVLVAPLVGLVLDTPEVVPVIYGLAPAALLVTLGSVPLARLRREMRFRAIAVQAVVAGAVGQAIAIAIALMGLGVWALVAQTLAYQAVATTLAWIASGWRPAFAFSGAELDRMLRFGAKVIGVELVALSRVWLENAIIVSALGTTGLGYLAIAQRLIQIAQDLTVSALVPVSVVVFAQVRESVDRLRSGYLRAQAVSYAAVTPIMLVIAVGAPALIPVFFGDQWGPSVAPAQALAVAGILTLNALDQGLLYGVGRPGLWFCYALVVDAVTILVTFLVAPYGLLAVTIGFLCVAAAATAARWILVGRVLETQWQRIAGPLVRVSLPALCAAAAAIGVGMLTAGLPDWVTVLLLGVTVVVVYVPLVRLTLPVAWAELARLTSALLRRIARTRKES, from the coding sequence GTGAGCGAGCGGACTGCGCAGCCTGAGCGCGACCTCGCAGGGCGCGCGGCGTCCGGTGTCGCGTGGGGTGTAGCGCAGAAGTGGGTCATCCGGGTGACCGGCTTCGTCACGGTCGCGATCCTGACGAGGCTGCTGGCGCCGGCCGACTTCGGTGTGGTCGCGATCGCGCTGTCCCTGCTCCCACTCGTCCAGCTCCTGTCGGATCTCGGGTTCTCCACCTATCTCGTACAGGCGGACCGGCCGACCGCACGGTCGTACAGCACGGCGTTCTGGTTCTCCGCGGTCGTCGGCATCGTGCTCGGCGGATTGCTCGTGCTCGTCGCCCCGCTCGTCGGTCTCGTCCTCGACACCCCCGAAGTCGTGCCGGTGATCTACGGCCTCGCCCCGGCGGCACTTCTCGTGACGCTGGGATCGGTGCCGCTCGCCCGGCTGCGACGCGAGATGCGGTTCCGCGCCATCGCCGTCCAGGCCGTCGTCGCCGGCGCAGTCGGACAGGCGATCGCGATCGCGATCGCGCTCATGGGGCTCGGAGTGTGGGCCCTCGTCGCCCAGACCCTCGCCTATCAGGCCGTCGCAACCACGCTCGCCTGGATCGCATCGGGGTGGCGGCCGGCCTTCGCCTTCTCGGGGGCGGAACTCGACCGCATGCTGCGATTCGGAGCGAAGGTCATCGGTGTCGAACTCGTTGCGCTGTCGCGGGTGTGGCTCGAGAACGCCATCATCGTCTCCGCCCTCGGCACCACCGGACTGGGCTATCTCGCCATCGCGCAGCGCCTCATCCAGATCGCCCAGGACCTCACGGTGAGCGCGCTCGTCCCGGTGTCGGTCGTGGTGTTCGCGCAGGTGCGCGAATCGGTCGACCGGCTCCGATCCGGGTATCTCCGCGCACAGGCGGTGTCGTACGCGGCCGTCACCCCGATCATGCTGGTGATCGCGGTCGGGGCTCCGGCTCTCATTCCCGTGTTCTTCGGTGATCAGTGGGGTCCGAGCGTCGCGCCCGCCCAAGCACTCGCGGTCGCCGGAATCCTCACCCTGAACGCCCTCGACCAGGGGCTGCTCTACGGGGTGGGTCGACCCGGCTTGTGGTTCTGCTACGCGCTCGTCGTCGACGCCGTCACCATCCTCGTCACCTTCCTGGTCGCCCCGTACGGTCTGCTCGCGGTGACCATCGGCTTCCTCTGCGTGGCCGCAGCCGCCACCGCGGCGCGATGGATTCTCGTCGGGCGGGTGCTCGAGACGCAGTGGCAGCGGATCGCGGGTCCGCTCGTGCGAGTGAGCCTGCCGGCGCTGTGCGCGGCGGCGGCAGCGATCGGCGTGGGGATGCTCACGGCCGGGCTGCCGGACTGGGTCACCGTGCTGCTGCTCGGTGTCACCGTCGTCGTGGTGTACGTGCCGCTCGTTCGGCTGACATTGCCCGTCGCGTGGGCCGAGCTCGCACGGCTCACGAGCGCGCTGCTGCGCCGGATCGCCCGAACGAGGAAGGAGTCGTGA
- a CDS encoding glycosyltransferase family 2 protein — MLPRPLPAGIEPRVSVVIPCYNYARYLEDSVGSVLAQEGVDLDVVILDDASSDDSVAVAERIATRDPRVRLVRHARNLGHVETANEALGLATGEFVVKLDADDLLTPGSLARSTALLTAYPSAVLCYGYPQEFRGTPPADVPTSVSGWTIWEGRDWIERVLRRGHNVIMQPEVVVRRTAVVESGGYRPQLRWAEDYNWWLRLATMGAIGRVDGATQGLYRVHDKSFQRSADDIELSDLEARVAAVTMFFEECGPRLRDHGKLHAVALSSLARDARRLGARAAERPSGGADAAAKFSEVARDLERAPGVGRRTTLSSSPTVLGRHYRQLEDRLRWRRWRRHGI, encoded by the coding sequence ATGCTTCCGCGACCGTTGCCCGCGGGCATCGAGCCTCGCGTCTCGGTGGTGATCCCGTGCTACAACTACGCCCGGTACCTGGAAGACTCGGTCGGCTCCGTGCTCGCTCAAGAGGGCGTGGACCTCGACGTCGTGATCCTCGACGACGCGTCCTCCGACGACAGCGTCGCAGTCGCGGAGCGCATTGCGACCCGGGATCCGCGAGTCCGTCTCGTTCGGCACGCGCGCAATCTGGGCCATGTCGAGACCGCGAACGAGGCGCTGGGGCTGGCGACGGGCGAGTTCGTCGTCAAACTGGACGCCGACGACCTGCTGACTCCCGGGTCGCTCGCGCGATCGACCGCACTGCTGACCGCGTATCCCTCGGCGGTGCTGTGCTACGGGTACCCGCAGGAGTTCCGCGGCACCCCGCCGGCGGACGTGCCGACCTCCGTCTCCGGTTGGACGATCTGGGAGGGCCGGGACTGGATCGAACGGGTGCTGCGGCGCGGCCACAACGTCATCATGCAGCCCGAGGTCGTCGTGCGCCGCACCGCGGTCGTGGAATCGGGCGGATATCGCCCGCAGCTGCGCTGGGCCGAGGACTACAACTGGTGGTTGCGGCTGGCGACGATGGGCGCGATCGGCAGGGTGGATGGTGCGACGCAGGGCCTCTACCGGGTGCACGACAAGAGCTTCCAGAGATCGGCCGACGACATCGAGCTCTCGGATCTCGAGGCGCGTGTCGCAGCGGTGACGATGTTCTTCGAGGAGTGCGGTCCGCGGCTCAGAGACCACGGAAAACTGCACGCCGTCGCGCTCTCGTCGCTCGCGCGCGACGCCAGGCGCCTCGGCGCCCGCGCTGCGGAGCGACCGTCGGGCGGGGCGGACGCCGCCGCGAAGTTCTCGGAGGTTGCCCGGGATCTCGAGCGAGCGCCGGGTGTGGGCCGGAGGACGACCCTGTCGTCGAGCCCGACGGTGCTCGGTCGGCACTATCGTCAGCTGGAGGATCGGCTGCGTTGGCGGAGATGGCGGAGGCACGGCATATGA
- a CDS encoding glycosyltransferase family 2 protein, protein MSVVIPCFNYGRYLAAAIDSALAQAGAQIEVIVVDDASTDDSAAVATAYGEHVRLVRHTRNSGPVATFNDGLAVATGEYLVRLDADDILTPGSVARAVALAEAEPSVGLVYGRPVHFAGDRPSTHRAHATRWRITDGPAWLDLRCESGVNCITSPEALMRMSVVAEVGGQRQLAHTHDMEMWMRIARVSDVGWIDGADQAWHREHPASLSATDTDVIGDLEERLAAFEVLLTDGLGDSVADAARLAVARRTLAIEALRRAIAACVRGRGTQAEIVDYQRFVDASGADLTGVREVRLLARALRLGSGAGRSPALVAWAVGNRLRAARARRHWEKTGL, encoded by the coding sequence GTGAGTGTGGTGATCCCCTGCTTCAACTACGGCCGGTACCTCGCCGCCGCGATCGACAGCGCACTGGCGCAGGCCGGGGCGCAGATCGAGGTCATCGTCGTGGACGACGCATCGACCGACGATTCGGCTGCGGTCGCCACCGCCTACGGCGAGCACGTGCGGCTGGTGCGCCATACCCGGAACAGCGGGCCGGTCGCGACCTTCAACGATGGGCTCGCCGTCGCGACCGGCGAGTACCTCGTCCGGCTCGACGCCGACGACATCCTCACGCCCGGCTCGGTCGCCCGCGCGGTCGCGCTCGCCGAAGCCGAGCCATCGGTGGGGCTCGTCTACGGTCGCCCCGTGCACTTCGCCGGGGATCGTCCGTCGACGCATCGGGCGCATGCGACGCGGTGGCGGATCACCGACGGCCCCGCCTGGCTCGATCTGCGGTGCGAATCCGGCGTCAACTGCATCACGTCGCCCGAGGCGCTGATGCGCATGTCCGTGGTGGCCGAGGTCGGCGGTCAGCGCCAGCTCGCCCACACCCACGACATGGAGATGTGGATGCGCATCGCCCGGGTGTCGGACGTCGGCTGGATCGATGGTGCCGACCAGGCGTGGCATCGAGAGCACCCGGCGAGCCTCTCGGCGACCGACACCGACGTGATCGGCGACCTGGAGGAACGTCTCGCGGCCTTCGAGGTGCTGCTGACCGATGGTCTCGGCGACTCGGTGGCGGATGCCGCCCGCCTCGCGGTCGCCAGGCGAACCCTCGCGATCGAGGCGTTGCGGCGAGCGATCGCGGCGTGCGTACGAGGACGCGGCACCCAGGCGGAGATCGTCGACTACCAACGGTTCGTCGATGCGTCCGGGGCGGATCTGACCGGCGTGCGCGAAGTGCGGCTGCTCGCCCGGGCGCTGCGTCTCGGTTCGGGCGCGGGCCGATCACCGGCGCTCGTGGCCTGGGCGGTGGGCAACCGGCTTCGAGCTGCGCGCGCTCGCCGCCACTGGGAGAAGACCGGACTATGA
- a CDS encoding glycosyltransferase family 1 protein translates to MTHIGLGELVRRVRRDGVGGVSRRVIYELYHRSGASSLGRAIADADLVGASALDLPTLDGPAPADAKVGWVMAAPAAGSGGHTTLFRMIAGLRERGLSSVIFLYDARGGDLERHARVIREHWPWLDAEIRDARAGITGVAAAVASSWESAHVLAKYGTAPMARLYFVQDFEPFFHPRGSTYALAENTYRFGFRIIALGRMVHSLLLERGVASDLVPFGRDAQSYRFENRGDRSGVLFYVRRQNERRGYSLGTLALEEFHRRHPEQTIHTFGDTVSNWTVPVIDHGNLDPSQLNDLYNRVLGGLALSFTNVSLVPEEMLAAGAIPVVNDDPYARVELRHSHVVWAAPDPSALAEALCTVVEAPDARRRAAAAAGEEESASVSWSTVQDAVFAIISDELRGPVSRGAGAAISEVVGIGSSPVPPLQAAPTDDDHPLRERPT, encoded by the coding sequence ATGACGCACATCGGACTCGGTGAGCTCGTCCGACGGGTGCGGCGAGACGGTGTCGGCGGTGTGTCGAGACGGGTCATCTACGAGCTCTACCATCGCAGCGGAGCATCCTCACTCGGGCGCGCGATCGCCGACGCCGACCTCGTCGGGGCGAGCGCGCTCGACCTGCCGACCCTCGACGGACCGGCGCCCGCGGACGCGAAGGTCGGCTGGGTGATGGCCGCACCCGCCGCCGGATCCGGCGGGCACACCACCCTGTTCCGAATGATCGCCGGGCTCCGCGAACGCGGCCTCAGCAGTGTGATCTTCCTGTACGACGCGCGCGGCGGAGACCTCGAGCGCCACGCGCGCGTCATCCGCGAGCATTGGCCGTGGCTGGACGCGGAGATCCGCGACGCGCGCGCGGGCATCACCGGAGTGGCTGCGGCGGTCGCGAGTTCGTGGGAGAGTGCGCATGTGCTCGCGAAGTACGGCACCGCCCCGATGGCGCGACTCTACTTCGTGCAGGATTTCGAACCGTTCTTCCATCCGCGCGGCTCGACGTACGCGCTCGCGGAGAACACCTACCGGTTCGGCTTCCGGATCATCGCGCTCGGGCGAATGGTGCACAGCCTGCTGCTGGAGCGCGGCGTGGCATCCGACCTCGTCCCGTTCGGGCGCGACGCCCAGTCGTACCGGTTCGAGAACCGGGGCGATCGCAGCGGGGTCCTGTTCTACGTCCGCCGGCAGAACGAGCGTCGCGGCTACTCGCTCGGCACGCTCGCGCTCGAGGAGTTCCATCGCCGCCACCCTGAGCAGACGATCCACACGTTCGGTGACACCGTGAGCAACTGGACCGTTCCCGTGATCGATCATGGGAACCTCGACCCGTCTCAGCTCAACGACCTCTACAACCGGGTGCTCGGCGGACTCGCCCTGTCGTTCACCAACGTGTCGCTCGTGCCGGAGGAAATGCTCGCCGCCGGAGCGATCCCCGTGGTCAACGACGATCCGTACGCTCGCGTCGAGCTCCGCCACTCGCACGTGGTCTGGGCTGCGCCCGATCCCTCCGCGCTCGCCGAGGCGCTCTGCACCGTCGTGGAGGCGCCGGATGCGCGGCGACGAGCTGCGGCCGCCGCAGGCGAGGAGGAATCCGCCTCGGTGAGCTGGTCGACGGTGCAGGACGCGGTCTTCGCGATCATCAGCGACGAACTGCGCGGCCCGGTGTCGCGCGGAGCGGGCGCAGCGATCTCCGAGGTTGTCGGCATAGGCTCGTCGCCCGTGCCCCCTCTGCAGGCGGCGCCGACCGACGACGACCATCCTCTGCGAGAGCGGCCGACATGA
- a CDS encoding O-antigen ligase family protein, giving the protein MTAPEAFNPIPARDHRGFQRRRGLDAVTMLTVYIALVCLVPSNLAISALGTLGRPSLLWGLFLALWWVTHNVQAHGRAVVPPPQPVRLALAALIVVALVSFAVAVLRGQPADQVTPAINALIRFVSYGGVALVAMDGIRTMRDLRTLVARLVLLVGVVALLGLVQTGTGMSIVDEISIPGFNRTEEGGIQVRGSFVRAAGTAVHPLEYATVLAICLPLALAYAMVGEHSKRNGLFHLRLWLPLLVIASATLVSASRSALLGFGVGLIAMLPALPRRARGYTLLATAVLVAAVIVVFPGMFGTMMSMFTGVSTEPSAISRTTGLARAPGFIAVSPLVGAGLGTFLPRYYIFDNQWVLLAVEIGLLGVLAFASLLLTAMWSAWAARRASAEHDVLQFGQGLVAACLTAAVLMIGFDALSFPMSASILFLVIGLCGALRAVADADRWILASLPDSSPGGQARAAG; this is encoded by the coding sequence ATGACCGCGCCCGAGGCATTCAATCCGATCCCTGCACGCGACCATCGCGGGTTCCAGCGTCGACGTGGTCTCGACGCGGTCACGATGCTCACCGTGTACATCGCACTGGTGTGCCTCGTGCCGTCGAATCTCGCGATCAGTGCGCTGGGCACCCTCGGTCGTCCGTCGCTGCTCTGGGGGCTGTTCCTCGCGCTCTGGTGGGTGACGCACAACGTCCAGGCACACGGCCGCGCGGTGGTCCCTCCGCCGCAACCGGTGCGACTCGCGCTCGCCGCGTTGATCGTCGTCGCGCTCGTCAGCTTCGCCGTCGCAGTCCTGCGCGGCCAGCCCGCAGACCAGGTGACACCGGCGATCAACGCGCTCATCCGCTTCGTCTCGTACGGTGGGGTCGCGCTGGTCGCGATGGATGGCATCCGCACGATGCGGGACCTGCGCACCCTCGTCGCGCGGTTGGTGCTGCTCGTCGGCGTCGTGGCGTTGCTGGGACTCGTGCAGACCGGTACGGGGATGTCGATCGTGGACGAGATCAGCATCCCCGGGTTCAACCGCACCGAAGAGGGTGGCATCCAGGTGCGCGGATCATTCGTGCGCGCGGCGGGGACCGCGGTGCATCCGCTCGAGTACGCGACGGTGCTGGCGATCTGTCTTCCGCTCGCGCTCGCCTACGCCATGGTCGGGGAGCATTCGAAGCGGAACGGACTGTTCCACCTGCGGCTGTGGCTCCCGCTGCTCGTCATCGCGAGCGCGACGCTGGTGTCGGCGTCGCGGTCCGCCCTGCTCGGCTTCGGCGTCGGGCTCATCGCGATGCTGCCGGCTCTGCCGCGTCGTGCACGCGGCTACACGCTCTTGGCGACCGCGGTGCTCGTCGCCGCGGTGATCGTGGTGTTCCCGGGCATGTTCGGCACCATGATGTCGATGTTCACCGGCGTGTCCACCGAGCCGAGCGCGATCTCACGCACGACGGGGCTCGCTCGGGCACCGGGGTTCATCGCGGTGTCGCCGCTGGTCGGGGCCGGCCTCGGCACGTTCCTGCCGCGGTACTACATCTTCGACAACCAGTGGGTGCTGTTGGCGGTCGAAATCGGCTTGCTCGGCGTGCTCGCGTTCGCGAGCCTGCTGCTCACCGCGATGTGGAGCGCTTGGGCGGCGCGCCGGGCCTCGGCTGAGCATGACGTGCTGCAATTCGGCCAGGGACTCGTGGCCGCGTGCCTCACCGCCGCGGTGCTCATGATCGGCTTCGATGCGTTGTCGTTCCCGATGTCTGCGAGCATCCTTTTCCTCGTCATCGGCCTCTGCGGTGCCCTGCGCGCCGTCGCCGACGCCGACCGCTGGATCCTGGCGTCGCTGCCCGATTCGAGTCCCGGCGGGCAAGCGCGCGCTGCCGGCTGA
- a CDS encoding DUF4082 domain-containing protein encodes MTATAAPAAAVGFLDERTQPRTTVVGKSGPVELGVRFSVARAGTVVGIEFYRPRGATGQQVGTLWGPEGERLASVRFPKDGSTGWVSADFDTPVDVEPGKTYIASYIAPKGKYVVDARAFTRWTKHGHIILPKGAGVYRDGKGHGKYSKFKQRSANYFVDVRFIPRRSDRPTATSAPPPTPTTAPVPTSVPTPTSAPNPTPPTTPTPAPPQQTAPPVTSPPSASPTATPVPTAPNPRATLDLPLEPWYGGPSYYAKFPKAAASGWTDPSFFPIAVFFGKPGHASALAAIGVNTYMGAEHDGSTMSSITRHGISVIAQPEWTPAEVGSNARVVGWHISDECEMGLGGCDGEEFDRLATQRRYADESRSLGDGRFLQANFGNGVLGTWWAPTTMDDHLGLIDLSSVDKYAYTSPHVQDLLRSTPSWPRGMNPASASAYGWQQDRMESFTSPSGAKPNWVFVETAKPYLTENGATTITGDQIEGAVWNSIIHGASGIAYFQHNNDGKCGNYSLVQCSTALKNTVRDINAQVRSLAPVINTQSYVWNFGPGLETALKVHGGYAYIFAMTDASTGSRTFTLPAGISAASVEVVDEARRIQVTGGKFTDTFAAEHTHHVYRIALD; translated from the coding sequence TTGACGGCGACCGCTGCCCCTGCCGCCGCAGTCGGCTTCCTCGACGAGCGCACCCAACCGCGCACCACCGTGGTCGGCAAGTCCGGGCCGGTCGAACTCGGCGTGCGCTTCTCGGTCGCTCGAGCGGGAACCGTCGTCGGCATCGAGTTCTACCGCCCGCGCGGAGCCACCGGCCAGCAGGTCGGAACGCTCTGGGGCCCTGAGGGCGAGCGGCTGGCGAGCGTGCGATTCCCGAAGGACGGTTCGACGGGGTGGGTGTCCGCCGACTTCGACACGCCGGTCGACGTCGAGCCCGGGAAGACGTACATCGCCTCCTACATCGCCCCGAAGGGGAAGTACGTCGTCGACGCACGCGCCTTCACGCGCTGGACGAAGCACGGCCACATCATCCTGCCCAAGGGCGCGGGTGTCTATCGCGACGGCAAGGGCCACGGCAAGTATTCGAAGTTCAAGCAACGCAGCGCGAACTACTTCGTCGATGTGCGGTTCATCCCCAGGCGAAGCGACCGCCCTACCGCCACATCGGCGCCGCCGCCGACGCCGACGACCGCTCCGGTGCCGACCTCCGTGCCGACCCCCACGTCAGCTCCGAACCCGACACCCCCGACCACCCCGACGCCGGCCCCGCCGCAGCAGACGGCTCCCCCGGTCACCTCGCCGCCGAGCGCATCGCCGACCGCGACGCCGGTCCCGACCGCCCCGAACCCGCGAGCGACACTCGACCTTCCGCTCGAGCCGTGGTACGGAGGTCCGTCCTACTACGCGAAGTTCCCGAAGGCCGCCGCATCCGGGTGGACCGACCCCTCGTTCTTCCCGATCGCGGTGTTCTTCGGCAAGCCCGGCCACGCCTCCGCCCTCGCCGCTATCGGCGTCAACACCTACATGGGCGCCGAGCACGACGGTTCGACGATGAGCTCGATCACCCGCCACGGGATCTCGGTGATCGCCCAACCCGAGTGGACGCCGGCTGAGGTGGGCAGCAACGCCCGCGTCGTCGGATGGCACATCAGCGACGAGTGCGAGATGGGGCTCGGCGGCTGCGACGGGGAGGAGTTCGATCGGCTCGCCACACAGCGCCGGTACGCCGACGAGTCGAGATCGCTGGGTGATGGCCGGTTCCTTCAGGCCAACTTCGGGAACGGCGTGCTGGGCACGTGGTGGGCACCGACGACCATGGACGACCACCTCGGCTTGATCGACCTCTCGAGCGTCGACAAGTACGCCTACACCAGCCCGCACGTGCAGGATCTCCTGCGCTCCACGCCATCGTGGCCGCGCGGCATGAACCCTGCGAGCGCCTCCGCGTACGGATGGCAACAGGACCGCATGGAGTCGTTCACGTCCCCCAGCGGCGCCAAGCCGAACTGGGTGTTCGTCGAGACCGCGAAGCCCTATCTGACCGAGAACGGGGCGACCACGATCACCGGCGATCAGATCGAAGGCGCCGTGTGGAACTCGATCATCCACGGCGCATCGGGGATCGCGTACTTCCAGCACAACAACGACGGGAAGTGCGGCAACTACTCGCTCGTGCAGTGCTCGACGGCCCTCAAGAACACGGTGCGCGACATCAACGCCCAGGTACGGTCCTTGGCCCCCGTGATCAACACGCAGTCGTACGTGTGGAACTTCGGCCCCGGACTCGAGACGGCGCTCAAGGTGCACGGAGGCTACGCCTACATCTTCGCGATGACCGATGCTTCGACCGGCTCCCGCACCTTCACCCTGCCGGCAGGGATCTCGGCCGCCAGCGTCGAGGTCGTGGACGAGGCCCGGCGGATCCAGGTGACCGGCGGGAAGTTCACCGACACGTTCGCCGCCGAGCACACGCACCACGTGTATCGGATCGCTCTCGACTGA
- a CDS encoding DUF6492 family protein, with translation MSLAIVTPSYAPDFESFARLHESVLRHTSERIRHHVLVPPPDIRLFSELASDRLQVHSQFDVLPGSFVSTSRLSRLARLPRRFNVAAVNLRHPWPPVRGWILQQLVKLAFVASLDEDVALIVDSDVLVVRDLDETMFRDGDRVRLYRNPGAVHSGMTQHIQWRANAARLIGTASPDPDAADYIASFLTWSPATVRALLARVESVSGRPWSTVLAAELALSECLLYGEFVAAFGTDAEQSFTSAETRCHSHWDPAPLDSARAAEFVQALGADHLAIHVQSTSATDRRVLDDLAAAAETKAGTV, from the coding sequence ATGAGCCTCGCGATCGTCACCCCGAGCTACGCGCCCGACTTCGAGAGCTTCGCACGCCTGCACGAATCGGTGCTGCGGCACACCTCCGAACGGATCCGGCACCATGTGCTGGTTCCTCCGCCCGACATCCGCCTGTTCTCGGAACTCGCGTCCGACCGACTGCAGGTGCACTCCCAGTTCGACGTCCTGCCGGGCTCGTTCGTCTCGACGAGCCGGCTGAGCCGTCTGGCGCGACTGCCGCGACGATTCAACGTCGCGGCGGTGAACCTGCGTCACCCCTGGCCGCCGGTCCGCGGTTGGATCCTCCAGCAGTTGGTGAAGCTCGCCTTCGTCGCGAGCCTCGACGAAGATGTCGCGCTCATCGTCGATTCCGATGTGCTCGTCGTGCGCGACCTCGACGAGACGATGTTCCGCGACGGCGACCGGGTGCGCCTCTACCGGAACCCCGGCGCCGTGCACTCCGGAATGACCCAGCACATCCAGTGGCGCGCGAACGCGGCGCGCCTCATCGGCACCGCCTCCCCCGACCCCGACGCCGCCGACTACATCGCGAGTTTCCTGACCTGGTCGCCGGCGACCGTGCGGGCGTTGCTGGCGCGTGTCGAGTCCGTGTCGGGTCGCCCGTGGTCGACCGTGCTCGCAGCGGAACTCGCGCTGTCGGAGTGCTTGCTGTACGGCGAGTTCGTGGCTGCGTTCGGAACGGATGCGGAGCAGTCGTTCACCTCGGCTGAGACCCGCTGCCACAGCCATTGGGACCCGGCTCCACTCGATTCGGCGCGCGCGGCCGAGTTCGTGCAAGCACTCGGTGCTGACCACCTCGCCATCCACGTTCAATCGACTTCCGCCACCGACCGCCGGGTGCTCGATGACCTGGCCGCGGCCGCCGAGACGAAGGCCGGGACGGTCTGA
- a CDS encoding glycosyltransferase family 2 protein translates to MSAPGPISAVPVGSAPIGSAPVGSAPIARDLATAPPGRFAGPDEAVDVAIVVVTYQSADDLDRLIASLRHEAGHQRLRVIVADNASSDATLHVARGHSDLVVAETGGNLGYAGGINAAMASIGEADAILVLNPDLVVEPGAVAALRARLRESRAGIVVPKILDADGETYPSIRREPTLLRALGDAAFGSRFASRPGAFAEVVSDGGAYENAHPLDWATGAALLIDAGAARTIGPWDERFFLYSEETDFFRRARDLGYAVWFEPTAVVRHTQGGSGASVDLERLMAVNRIRYARKHHGRVAAAAYRGAVVLHELARAWMPAHRATLRTVASERTWADLPRASRPTRAGSGT, encoded by the coding sequence GTGAGCGCGCCCGGCCCGATCAGCGCCGTCCCGGTCGGTTCCGCGCCGATCGGTTCCGCGCCGGTCGGTTCCGCGCCGATCGCGCGCGACCTCGCGACCGCTCCCCCGGGCCGGTTCGCCGGGCCCGACGAGGCCGTCGACGTCGCGATCGTGGTGGTCACCTACCAGAGCGCGGACGACCTCGACCGCCTGATCGCCTCGCTTCGACACGAAGCCGGGCACCAGCGGCTGCGCGTGATCGTCGCCGACAACGCTTCATCGGATGCCACGCTTCACGTCGCCCGCGGCCACTCCGACCTCGTCGTCGCAGAGACGGGCGGCAATCTCGGCTACGCCGGCGGCATCAACGCCGCCATGGCGTCGATCGGCGAGGCCGACGCGATCCTCGTGCTCAATCCCGACCTCGTCGTCGAGCCCGGTGCCGTCGCTGCGCTCCGCGCACGCCTCCGCGAGTCCCGCGCCGGAATCGTCGTGCCGAAGATCCTCGACGCGGACGGCGAGACGTACCCGTCGATTCGACGCGAGCCGACGCTGCTCCGCGCGCTCGGCGACGCGGCGTTCGGGAGCCGGTTCGCGTCGCGCCCGGGTGCGTTCGCCGAGGTGGTCTCCGACGGCGGCGCCTACGAGAACGCACACCCCCTCGACTGGGCGACGGGCGCGGCGCTGCTGATCGACGCCGGCGCGGCCCGCACGATCGGGCCCTGGGACGAACGGTTCTTCCTCTACTCGGAGGAGACCGACTTCTTCCGACGTGCGCGCGATCTCGGGTACGCGGTCTGGTTCGAGCCCACGGCGGTGGTGCGACACACGCAGGGCGGTTCCGGCGCATCAGTCGACCTCGAGCGGCTCATGGCGGTCAATCGCATCCGGTACGCACGCAAGCACCACGGTCGCGTCGCTGCGGCGGCGTATCGGGGAGCCGTCGTCCTCCACGAACTCGCTCGCGCGTGGATGCCCGCGCATCGCGCCACGCTTCGCACCGTGGCATCCGAACGCACCTGGGCAGACCTGCCCCGCGCGTCCCGACCCACCCGAGCCGGGAGCGGCACATGA